Below is a window of Halarcobacter anaerophilus DNA.
CGGACATATAGACGTAGTTCCCGTTGGAAACGGCTGGGAAGTAGACCCTTTTGCAGCAGAAGTTGTAGATGGAGTAATAACAGCAAGAGGAGCTCAAGATATGAAAAGCGGTGATGCGGCTTTTCTTTATGCTTGTAAAAATGCCGAAAATTTTGACGGAACTTTAAGTATTTTAATGACTTCCGATGAAGAGGGAGAAGGAACTTACGGAACAATAAAAATGCTTGAACACCTAAAAAGCATAAATATGATTCCAAATTTTGCCGTTGTGGCAGAACCAACTTGTGAAGAGGTTTTCGGAGATGCCATAAAAGTAGGACGTAGAGGAAGTATAAACGGATATATAAACATAAAAGGGAAACAAGGACATGCTGCATATCCTGATAAATGTATAAATCCCGTTCACAACTTCGCAACTATTTTACCTAAAATAGCTGGACATAATCTTGATGATGGAGATGAATACTTTGCTCCATCTAAAATGGTAATTACGGACATAAGAGGTGGAATGGAAGTTACAAACGTAACACCAAATGAACTAAAACTAATGTTTAATGTAAGAAACTCTACAAATACAACAAGAGAGAGTGTAGAAGAGTTTATCCATGAAAATTTAAAAGGCTTGGATTATGAGTTTAGAACAACCCAAGGTTCTTTTCCTTTTGTAACAAACAAAGAATCAAAAGTCGTAAAGGCTATGGAAACCTCTATTGAAAAAATTTTGAAAGTAAAAACAAAACATAGTACGGCAGGTGGAACAAGTGATGCTAGATACTTTGGTGCTTACGGTATAGAAGCCATAGAGTTTGGAGTAATAAACGACACCATCCATAGTGTAGGAGAAAGAACTACAGTAAAAGAGGTAGAAGGACTTGGAAAAGTTTTTGAAGATTTGATTCAAAACTTTTAAATATAAAAAGAACATTAATTCTGAGGTCGAAATTTTCGACTTCAAAATTGTCTATAAATACATAATACTTAATATAACAACGCAGGCTAAAATTTAAACTAAGACTATTTATCAAAACAATATTTCGAGAATTTATTTTCTTTTCTTTATATGTAAATTTAAGCAAAATTTTTAATATTTCACGATTTTGTTGAATCTTTTATCTTCAAAGTGTAACAGTTTTCAATACAAGTGTAAGTTACAATTTTTTTGTGACCTTACCTTTAGGTTTTTTTACGGTGGGTAATTATTACTTAAACACATATAAGATATGAAAAAGGAGAAGAAATGAGTTCAATTCAAGAATCAATGGATACACTTACAGCACAATGGTATAATGCAACTGTAACAGGTTTAGGACTAAGTCCCGATCAATTCCAGCTTTATCAAGGGACAGAATCTGTGATGAGTACATCCCAAGAAATGTGGGCTATTTTCAATGCTATACCTCCAAAGTCAATTAATAACTATTATAATCCAAGTCAAAATAACCAGTTTGCAGGTAATTATGATGCAATATTAGGTTCTCTTAAACCTGCCTCAAATAGTGACTTTATTGATTGTATGGGAGATTATT
It encodes the following:
- the dapE gene encoding succinyl-diaminopimelate desuccinylase, with product MTIIELFQKLLRFKSLTPNDDGAFDFIQEYLGDTWQCIKVDMQGVKNRFYYKKFNDKPQHLCFAGHIDVVPVGNGWEVDPFAAEVVDGVITARGAQDMKSGDAAFLYACKNAENFDGTLSILMTSDEEGEGTYGTIKMLEHLKSINMIPNFAVVAEPTCEEVFGDAIKVGRRGSINGYINIKGKQGHAAYPDKCINPVHNFATILPKIAGHNLDDGDEYFAPSKMVITDIRGGMEVTNVTPNELKLMFNVRNSTNTTRESVEEFIHENLKGLDYEFRTTQGSFPFVTNKESKVVKAMETSIEKILKVKTKHSTAGGTSDARYFGAYGIEAIEFGVINDTIHSVGERTTVKEVEGLGKVFEDLIQNF